The Jaculus jaculus isolate mJacJac1 chromosome 3, mJacJac1.mat.Y.cur, whole genome shotgun sequence genome includes the window TTGGCATTAGTGGTGCTGTTTTTGTCCCTCAGTGGCCTGGGAGGTCTCTTTATGATTTGAAAAATGTGAGTACTATGACTGAGCAATCATAGTAACAGCCAGTATGTTTCTACAGCATGAGGAACATCTTTTTCAGTTTTGTGTAATAAGaagatctccctccctctctctccgtctttcctttctctttctctacgcatacatacatacatacatacacacacacactcatatacacacaaaaagggagagagagagagagagagagagagagagagagagaaatgacagaTAACAAAAAGATGGACCCTTTAAGTCCACTGTTCCATGCACATCCTTCCAGATCTTACATCTTCAAAGCATTCTGGCAGTCTTTCCTGTCTCTTACATGAACAGTTACCCACATTTTGCAGGTAAGGAAACTAAGTTACAAGAGGTCCAATCCTTTTCCAGGCCCACTGGTAGAGCCAAACAAAGAATTGTGTTCCCTCACTTAAGTCCATTGGTGTGTCCACTGGACCACCCATGGGAGCTGAGGACACTTTTGAACCATGTTCTGcttccagcccccagcccagggCTTGTCCTGTTCTCCTTcaccctatttttttttgaatttttttattaacaacttccatgattataaaaagtatcccatggtaataccctccctcctcccactttcccctttgaaactccattctccatcatatcccctccctatctcatcaatctctcttttattttgatgtcatgatcttttcctcctcttatgatggtcttgtgtaggtagtgtcaggcactgaggtcatggatatacaggccattttgtgtttcggggggagcacattgtaaggagtcttacccttcctttggctcttacattctttctgccacctcttccacaatggaccctgagacttagaaggtgtgatagagatattgaagtactgatcactccagtcacttctttccagcaccatgatgccttctgagtcatcccaaggtcactgccatctgtaaagagaagattctctaccaaaaatgagagtagtattaatataaaggtatgaacattaagagaagtacttactgagcagtttgataagcatagtatatacttttagccagacagcagcagacgttatatccccaggactcatgactacccctgctttaagttttcagtatcagggatgtattccctccttggagcaggcctccagtcccattagagggcagttggttaccttcACCCTATTGATGGCTAATCAAGGTCCTCTGGGCCAAGGGCACAGGGCTTCCAGATAACACCTCTCTGATTCGCAGAAAAGCCTTATTTCTGCTCTCCTTTGTCTCTCCCTTAATTTATTACTGAGAATGGGCAATGCTGGAGTGGGCCTAGGCCACCCAGAATGAGAGCTGCAAAGCCTTAGGGCTGCAGGGTTAGACACCCAGCAGACACAACAGAGGGCAAAGAGGCTGTGGACCCAAGACTAGCTCCAGCACAAACACCTGGCCCCCACCCTCCAAGGACCTCTCTTAAGAGGACTCCTTGTCTCCCCTGCAGGATAAGCCAGGCAGCTTGGCCTTGAGCCCTACCCATGAAAACTCCCCAATCCAAACTCCTCTGAGGACTTCTAGGTTGTAGCCATGTAGTGGAAACCTGCTCACCATGGGCTCTGAAGCTAGATAAGGCATTTTGTTTTGGGCTGGGTAGTGACAGTATCTTCCCCAGCCTCTCTTCCCAGCCACTTTATACACCGCATGAAGCCCAGCTCCACACAGGGAGACAAAAGCAGATAATTGCTGATGGTCCTCATGGAAGAGACATGCTCAGAATGTGGTGAAGCCTTCGAGGAGAGAGTCCTTCATCCTGACCCATCAGAATCCCATGAAAGGGTCAAAGGAGACTTTGAAAAAGATGTGACATTTTGGCAAGTCCTGCATGAGTAAGAATCTTCCAGGTCAAGATGAACCCCCAATATGCACAGGAGGGAACCAGGGAGAACAAAGGCAAGGAGCCCTCAAAGTTCAGTGTGTTGAGAGGGCATTGAATGACTCCATGTGGCTGAAGCAGCAGAGAGACGAGGCGGAGGGCAGAGAGGGGGAAACAAGCCACAAAGAAGGGCTGGCATAGGGGGTGCTTCTTAGGAACTTGGCTGTGTCCAGATACTGCTCAGCAGGCTGGTCACAGCCATCTGAGTTTGGCTAAGAAACATTCCAACATCAGTTAGAGTGCAGGCTGCACAGCCTGGAGACTAGTGAAAATTGCTCAGAGGCTATCCCAGGGCCATGGCTTTGAGCCGGAAGTTGAGGGAACAGATTTAAAGTCCTTTAGGGATTGATATGCTCACTCAGTGAGTGGGATGTAAGGTTAGCTGAAGACTTCTGACTGTAATGTTGCTTCAGTTGTTCCCACAACCACATGGAAGAAGAAAGCCTGTGGCCTGATGTTCTGTGACATGATCTATCCAGACTCAACCCAACTCTGGTGTGTGCACAGCTGGTGAACAACCCACTCCTCATCCCCAAACTATGAGATTCTGACTCTGGGCCATTGTTTTTGTTCTAGTCTCCACACGTGCAGGTCCTTGTTCTTTGGGACTTGCTGTGATAAGGCACTTCTGTGTACTCACTCCACACCAGCTTTTATGTTTTGCTCGTTTTCATCACACCGGTTTGAAAAGGCTTGACTCTCTCTACACCTGAGGAAAGTGGGGCACGGAGGCCCTAGTGCCCTGCTCAGGGGGACAGTGGTAAGTAGCAAGAACCTATGCTGAGGACAGAGAGCATTCTTAGGCTGAACTGTTCTGTTTCCATCTCTTGTTGCTCTCTTCCTCTGCCCATACCCACTTCTTCTGGGTGGCCCTATTGCCCTTTGTCCAGGCTTCCATTGGGCACTGACCACATTCATCTTGCATTCAAGTTACTTGACCTCCTTCCTTGCCTAGCTCGGAAGCCCATGGCTGGAATCGATGCACCAACTCCCCTGAGCTTGGGGCATTCCTCACAGGAGCTGCACAAGCCTGAGTGAATGCATGTCCCTGCAAGTTGTGGGAGGACCAGGCCTGCTCCAAGGGCCTTTCTCTCCTCAGCCCATCCCCACCTCTCTAGGCCCAGAGAGTGAGTTGTAAGATTGGCTTAGACACAGGGGCCTGAAGGgtatctcagtggtagatcaCATGCccatagcatgtgcaaggccctgggttgggTCCCATGcactggcaaaaattttctaaGCACAGTCCACATACTATATTGTTACTAGACAGGTTTCTCCTCCACATTCCATTTGGCCAAgaatgaattttatatatatattatatatatatatatatatatatatatatatatatatatatatatatatatatatatataaacatgctACTGATTATATCTGATAATTGTTCTAAAAACTCCCCAGACATTTTCTTCCACCGTTTCCAGACTTTATCCTAAACCTATCATGTAGAGATTTTGAAGACTTGTATTTCAAACATGGAGCCTTGAGATTGAAGGTGGTTACAAATAGTGGCCAAGGTTGCACAGCAACAAACTGTCCATCCCAGCTCTCCTGGCAAGGAATAGTGGAGGAACATGATTGAGGGTTGTTGAATGGAATGAATGCGAATGAGCTGTGCTGGGGAATGTCACACATGTCTATACATTGATGCAATAGGTGGGCATTTCTCAGCCAGGATGAGAGGCCTTGTGAGGCATCACTGTCTTCAGCAGCCCCTGAGAGCCGGAGCTGGGTGTCAGAGTTAAGGCCTGTCTGCCCTGACATCTGTGCCTTGCCTCCAGGTCCGCTTTGTGAACAGCACATGGGTGTTCGGGAAGGGCATGTGCCACGTCAGTCGCTTTGCCCAGTACTGTTCCTTACATGTCTCAGCATTGACGCTGACAGCCATCGCTGTGGACCGCCACCAGGTGAGGGTGACAGCCTGCTTGTCAATGAGTGCTTTTGTCTCCTTGCTCGGCAGTGTGGACATGGAAGTGAGGGACGTTAAATTCTTCCTCTAATGGCTGAAAAGGTTATTCCAGGTTTGTTGTTCGAATGGAGACTCACTGCTGGCATTTTCTGTCTTAGAATTTAATGATCTTGTTCAGGGAGTAGAAAAGCAAACCCACAAAAATCACAGATGAAGAGAGAGGCAAATATTGGCAGGTCAGGGAAGGCtttgggggctgggggtgggagtCAAAGAATCGTCACTGGCCCAGGATACAAAAGGAGCCTGATAAGAGcagatgtcacagtggggcatgaTGGCATTGGGGTGAGCAGATGGGCACCCAAGGCTTGAGAGTGTCCTTCCTGGAAGGGACTGGATCCAGGCTCCTGCTATTGCTTGGACTGTACTGGATCAAGAAATGAGCTCAGAAGTAAACAATCCCCAGATCATGGATGAGCATAGATGAGGCCCCGGCATGTCTGGCTTCAAGGTCATGATCTGATCGCTAGACTGCTCTACTGGGAGAAGACTCACAGGATCCTACAAGACCATTATAGTTTGGGTCATCGGGATCAAGGGAGCTGAGATTTATTCTGAGAAACACCAGGAAGTGTAACAAGGACCAAGGGATAGTCAGCTGCAGGGGCATCTTAGGTGAGCTCAGCTGGGAGCGTGCTTGTCGCACATGCACAGAGCCCTggcttcagtccccagcactgcatagaaCAGGTTTGGTGGTACAGCCTGTGataccagcacccaggaggtggaggcagaaggatcagcagttcaaggtcattttccgctgcatagtgagttcaaggtcagcctaagctacctgaaatcctgtctcaaaacaaagataCAGATGTCATTCAATATGAgaagtgttttgtttcttttaagaaatgttcAAAGGTGGACAAAATTGTGTGGGATATAACGATTTTCTTGTCACTAGCCATACCTAAGATAGCCTGGATGACAACTTGAGAAGGGTGATTTCACAGGGGTTTGTACATCTAATGGGGAACTGGTCTGTCCGTACTTTGAgatctctctccccccacctctctgaaATGATGTAATTTTGTACGAAGCAGCTCTTCATACATTGCAGGTACTCTATGGCAAAGTGAGAAGTTTGCAAACATTTTCCTGCCTTTGGTTAACCTTCTCCTTTAATTCAGCAAAAGCTCTGGGTTAACTTTACCCTGAGAACACAACATCTAAAGAAGATAATGCTTTTAAACTCCCATGTGTTTATTTAACCCTTTTAGAAGCATGAATTGGCATGCTGGAGCTATTCCAAGATGCGTTTCATCTCCAAGCCTGTGACACCCATTGCACTGTTATGTATGGAAGCAGGAATGCCACTTGTGACGTACTAACAGCTTTCCTAAGTGGTATACATGCAGCTTCCAGCTTAGGTGATAAGATCGCTCTGCATGGCTGTGAGCCTGGGGCCTCTTGGAACACTGCATGATTCCCAGGGTCTGTAGGAAGATGGGTCAGGTATGAGCCAGACCCCCTCTGCCTTCTTTGCTGTGGAAGCTACTCCTTCAAACTCCACTCCAGCACTCTCACTGTAACAAGAGGTCTTGGAACTTCAAGGACTCTAGGAATCCCGATGACAACCCATTGGAGGTGGGCTGTGGATGATGCACCCACCCCAGCTGCTTGATGTAGCTTAGGAGCTCCACAGTGAATGTCAAgggtgcttggcttttttttctttacatgtgtGTTATGAATGTTCTCTTGTGTGGGGCACACACACGTCTGTGTGTGGATGTTTGTGACATCAGGGGTCTTCCTAACTCtctaccttaatttttaaaaaatattttagttttttacttatttgagagagagagagatggagagggggagagaatgggcacaccagagctctagtcactgcaaatgaactccagatgcatgtgccactttgtacatctggcttatgtgggtactggggaatcgaacctggatctttaggcttcacaggcaagcaccctaaccactaagcaatctctccagccctccaccttaatCTTTGAGACAAGTTTTTTCATTAAATCCATAACTCTCTGGTTCCACTGGGCCAGTAGGCCCCGAggagtctgtctctttctccccagtgctgggattgcaggcttgTACCACAGTATCAGGcacttacatgagtgctggggatctgaacgcaGATGCTCTTGCTGGAGTAGCATGTGctttacccacaaagccatctccccagccctcgacTTTGGATGTCTCATGGGACATGTGAACTGCGTCATCTGGATTGCCATTTGCTTCCCATTTCTTCAGCAGTGACGCCATTTGCTTGCTTCTCAGGTCATCATGCATCCCTTGAAGCCCAGGATCTCCATCACAAAGGGTGTGGTCTACATTGCTGTGATCTGGGTCATGGCCACCTTCTTTTCACTGCCACATGCCATCTGCCAGAAACTGTTCACCTTCAAGTACAGGTAAGATGAATTCCTGGGGGCAGTCTGGACTTGGGGAGCTTGTCCCTTGCCTACCTTCTTCCAAAAGCACCACAACCATGCTAGTGGATCACAGACCTCAGAGTTCTCTGTGTCTGCATCACAGAGCCACTCTCTTTGACTCTCCACCACCCCTTTGCTTCCTCCTCCGTATCTATTATTtgcatttttcctgtttttattcttCATTCTAGCTTCCTCCTTACTCTCAGTCTGCATAGAGAAGACAGTGGTTACCAGCTTCTGCCACCAGAGGGCATGTGTTCACACAGACTGAAATGGAAACCTGCACCTCCTTGAGCAAGGTTTAAATTCTCACACTACTTAGAAATAaaatctgcacatgtgtgtgtgtgtgtgtgagcagaattcttttaaaaaatagtttcgtTGACAACGTccttaaatatagacaatatactacgATCATAATTGCCTCCCAACACTCtcctttttcccctcccaaatcccccttcTACCAAATccattctttccaactagtctctcttttattttgatgccataatTTTTCCCCCACCTGTTAAGCAGGTCATGTGTAGATGGTGTCAGCAGCTTTGTGTCTAAATgacagcattataagcagtcctccccttcctttgtcaCTTAAGTTCTTTTGTCTTCTGTAATGGTCCTTGAGCCAACAATGATAACAAcccactgtcccttctcagcactttggtgagttttgagtcactccagtcaTCACCAAGGCAgaattcttccctcctccccactgccTTTCAGGTTTCCTTACCATATGCTCACACCAAATGAGAAAGTCCTTTAAAAGTCTCAAAACTGTAACCTAGTTTTTACAGTCTGTCTCTATGGAAGACTTTACATTTAGAAAAAGCTGCTTCATTTGGCACTCCAGTGAGCCCAACCCCTAGCTTACTGTCCCTCCATCCCAAACCCTCAGTTCATATTCACTGGACCAGTGATCAAAGGATTGGTCTTTATGTGGTCTTCAGCTGTTTCTGGAGGGGTTTCTCAGAAATAggttctcctttctttttccttctttcctcctttctttttttttcttctcagaacATATGCAAGCATAATAAGACATGTGGACATGATTAAAGGTATATTCACTTTACTGGATATCCTCAGGACCCATCATTTAATTTGATCATTTCCTAGTTCCCCTTTGAGAGAAGAACTCAATACAGTGGGAAATTCCAAGGTTTTTCTCAAGGATGAGCTAGTATTCAGAGCAGGAGAGCTACTGTTTCTCTCACTCACTGACTGACTTATTCATTCATCAGATATCTTGAGGGGTTGAGTGGGTTAGAGACAGTGCCAGGGTAAGTGGACATAGAGATTCCAGACTCTTCCCAATCCTATGAACACACTGCTTGTGAGCAAGGTTTGAATTCTCACACaacttagaaataaaatttgcacatgtgtatgcgtCTGAGGCCCAGCCTCCTCCTCCATTTGCTGTGCAAACCAGAAGACAACTGGTTGTCTAGGTGACACCCGTGACCCCAGAGCAGGAGCACGAAAGCATGATAACTGCACGGTGTCTCCAGTGTTCTAACAGACAAATGTGCCTGAGCCCAGGGGAGGACAGACCAGTGCTCCCCGAGATGAAGCTTCTCCTGACTCACCCCCCATCCCATCCTGTTCCCTTTTTGCTCTCTCCCCAGCGAGGATGTCGTGCGCTCGCTCTGCCTGCCAGACTTCCCTGAGCCAGCTGATCTCTTCTGGAAGTACCTGGACCTGGCCACCTTCATCCTGCTctacctcctccccctcttcaTCATCTCCGTGGCCTACGCCCGTGTGGCCAAGAAGCTATGGCTGTGCAACACGATTGGTGATGTGACCACAGAACAGTACCTCGCCCTGCGCCGCAAGAAGAAGACCACCATCAAGATGCTGGTGCTGGTGGTCGTCCTGTTTGCACTCTGCTGGTTCCCCCTCAACTGCTATGTCCTCCTCCTGTCCAGCAAGGTCATCCATACCAACAATGCCCTCTACTTCGCCTTCCACTGGTTTGCCATGAGCAGCACGTGCTACAACCCTTTCATCTACTGCTGGCTGAACGAGAGCTTCAGGGTTGAGCTGAAGGCGTTGCTGAGCATGTGCCAGAGGCCACCCAAGCCTCAGGAAGACAGGCTTCCCTCCCCGGTCCCTTCCTTCAAAGTGGCCTGGACAGAGAAGAGCCATGGTCGGAGGGCTCCTCTAGCCAGTCACCTCCTGccttcctcacagctccattctgGAAAGACAGACATGACATCCATGGAACCCATTGTGGTGATGAGTTAGGGGAGCATAGAAAGAGCTCGGTCCTCTAACACTTGATCTGATGTCTGCAGTGCTGGTAAGTTCGTAGAGTGATAGAATGTTTGAGGTCCTAGGAACCTGCCCAGCCTTCTCCGCGATTTGCTGTGCAAACCAGAGGCAATTGGCCATCCAGGAGATGCTGTGAGGTGTAACACCCCTAATCCCAGAACAAAAGCCTTGAAAGCCACCTCAGCTCCAACAAGGACCTGATCAGTCCACCACCTCCGAATGTCCTGCAGTCCCTGCCCGCCCTTGGCCCTGCTGATCATGGAGGAACCTGCGAGCTGCTGGGGGTGCGGACTGGCCCAGACGCTGGAAACGACTTCACAGGAGATAACAGTAAACCAATGCAGGCCTGGAGATTTTCCTGCCTCACCTTTTGAAGTCATTGGACTAATCAAAATAAGTCTTCAATGGCCTGGTCCTGTCCATGACAGGCAGGGCCCATTTAGGCTCCTTAAACAGAGATTAGTGTCATCACTTTTGAAAAGTCAGAAAAGCACAAAGCAAACAATCAAATCCATTCCTTATCCTATCAGTTTGTGAAAACTTATGTTAATGTCTTATGAAttttatctgccactttctctctctctctgtgtgtgtgtgtgcatgtgtgcatgtgtttgtacttATAAAATTCTGAATAGCACAGTTCTATATAGATTATAATAATTGTCAAGAAACAGAGGTTCATCcaagtatttctgagcttctccCTAAGAAACGATGTCCGAACTGGCTACATCTCCTCAGATAGTGGGCGGCGTGAGGAGCCTGGAGACTAGCACGCTGGGGTGCAGGTCCCAATCCTTCTTCCTGATACTCATGAAACAAGAGGCTGCGGCATTGTTCTGCTTTCGCAGGAGATGAGAGAACTCACTTTCCAATATGCTGAAAATAATGTGCTTAGACACTTTATCCACGCCAGCTGTCTAGACAGGCCATGTCTCTGCGTTCTCTGAATAATGAAATATGTTTCATGCCATTTCTGAAAGAAGATTCACTGTCCACACCTTAGTAATTCACATGTCACTTCCAAAACCCTATGAGATCCTTAAAGGAATCTTATTCCTTGAAGGTTCATCTGTCAGAGAAATCTCACTGTAGAcattaaatattttcatcacCTTTTACCTGGACTCATG containing:
- the Gpr83 gene encoding probable G-protein coupled receptor 83 isoform X1 yields the protein MRVPQVLLLLLLPSVRATESLEAALAVPNASHFFWNNYTFSDWQNFVGRRRYGAESQNPTVKALLIVAYSFIIIFSLFGNVLVCHVIFKNQRMHSATSLFIVNLAVADIMITLLNTPFTLVRFVNSTWVFGKGMCHVSRFAQYCSLHVSALTLTAIAVDRHQVIMHPLKPRISITKGVVYIAVIWVMATFFSLPHAICQKLFTFKYSEDVVRSLCLPDFPEPADLFWKYLDLATFILLYLLPLFIISVAYARVAKKLWLCNTIGDVTTEQYLALRRKKKTTIKMLVLVVVLFALCWFPLNCYVLLLSSKVIHTNNALYFAFHWFAMSSTCYNPFIYCWLNESFRVELKALLSMCQRPPKPQEDRLPSPVPSFKVAWTEKSHGRRAPLASHLLPSSQLHSGKTDMTSMEPIVVMS
- the Gpr83 gene encoding probable G-protein coupled receptor 83 isoform X2 — encoded protein: MRVPQVLLLLLLPSVRATESLEAALAVPNASHFFWNNYTFSDWQNFVGRRRYGAESQNPTVKALLIVAYSFIIIFSLFGNVLVCHVIFKNQRMHSATSLFIVNLAVADIMITLLNTPFTLVIMHPLKPRISITKGVVYIAVIWVMATFFSLPHAICQKLFTFKYSEDVVRSLCLPDFPEPADLFWKYLDLATFILLYLLPLFIISVAYARVAKKLWLCNTIGDVTTEQYLALRRKKKTTIKMLVLVVVLFALCWFPLNCYVLLLSSKVIHTNNALYFAFHWFAMSSTCYNPFIYCWLNESFRVELKALLSMCQRPPKPQEDRLPSPVPSFKVAWTEKSHGRRAPLASHLLPSSQLHSGKTDMTSMEPIVVMS